In the Saccharococcus thermophilus genome, CATCGGCATTTTCAACCTAGCTATCATGCGACTGTGGTGGAGAAACTTTCTGAAGCGGGAGCGGTTTTTCCAGGGAAGCTCAATTTGCATGAATATGCTTGGGGAGCGACGAATAATAATCCCCATTTTGGTCCTGTTCGCAATCCTTGGGATACCGAGCGAATTTCGGGAGGATCGAGCGGAGGATCAGGAGTTGCGACAGCTGCTCATATGACGATTGCCTCTTTAGGAACGGATACGGGCGGATCGATCAGAATTCCTTCCTCCTTTTGCGGCATTGTCGGTTTAAAGCCTACCCATGGATTAGTGAGCAAATACGGTTGTTTTCCGCTCGCGTGGTCGTTGGATCACATCGGTCCGATGACGAAAACGGTGGAAGATGCTGCCTATGTTTTAGAAGCGATTGCAGGCTATGACCCCAAAGACCCGACCTCTATCGATGCCCCTACAGCTAGATATTCCACGCAATTAACGGAGTCCGTCAAAGGTGTAAAAATCGGTATAGAACCATATTTCTTTGACAATGTGGATGCAGAAGTGGAAAAAGCGGTGAAGAATGCCATTTCATCGCTGGAGCGTGAAGGCGCCATCGTCGAAACAGTACGAATTCCGACATTGCAATATGCGCAATACGCGGAAATGATTACGATTATCTCGGAAGCTAGCGCCATTCATCATCATAATTTAGTAGAAAGAGAAGAGGATTTTGGTGACGATGTTCGTTTTCTATTGAAGCTTGGAGAAATACCATCCGCCGTGGACTACTTGCAGGCGCAGCAAATTCGTTTGAAGTTGGATCGAGAATTTAAGGAGATATTCGATAAGGTAGATGTCATCATTACCCCAACACTTCCGTTACTGCCTCCGAAAATAGGCCAAGATACGGTACTATTAAACGGAAAAGAAGTGAATTTTCTTGACCATATTATTCGTTTTACTGGACCGTTCAATTTGACGGGCTTGCCAGCTGTAACGGTACCGTGCGGTTTTGCGCAAGGTCTTCCGATAGGCATGCAAATAGTCGGCCCGGCCTTCCAAGAAGGAAAAATATTAAACGTTGCCGATGTGTTTGAAAAGTTGCATCCAGAGTTAAAACAAAACCCGATTGCTCTTAAACAGTAAGAAAACGACCTTCCCTTTCCGATGGGAGAGGGAAGGTTTTTCATGTATGGAGGGATGCCACCGAATAACGTGAAGCAGGGGTAATGCAAATACGGCTTGGACAACAAAAATTATTTTGACCATCGAGAGTAATTTTGTTATCGTTATAGACAAGAATATGGAAAAATTTTGAGGAGGATGTCTGGTGGGCGAATTTAAAGCGTTAGTAGTGAACAAAACGGAAACCGATTTTACCGTCAATGTACAAGCTGTTACCATGGATGACCTTCCAGAAGGAGACGTCCTGATCAAGGTCCAATATTCCAGCGTCAACTATAAAGACGGATTGGCATGCATTCCCGATGGCAAAATTGTAAAGACGTATCCGTTTATCCCGGGGATTGATTTGGCCGGCATTGTGGTTTCTTCGAGCGATCCGCGTTTTAAAGAAGGGGACGAAGTCATTGCGACTAGCTATGAAATTGGGGTAACGCATTATGGAGGGTACAGTGAATACGCCCGTATTCCTGGAGATTGGATTGTTCCGCTTCCAAAAGGATTGACATTAAAAGAAGCAATGGCGCTAGGAACAGCCGGCTTTACGGCGGCATTGTCGATTCACCGCTTGGAGGAAAACGGTCTATCTCCGGAAAAAGGGAAAGTGCTTGTCACTGGGGCAACCGGCGGTGTCGGCAGTTTGGCGGTTTCGATGCTGGCAAAACGGGGCTATGAAGTGGTCGCAAGCACAGGCAAAGAAACAGAGCATGAATATTTGCGCGAACTCGGCGCGAAAGAAATTCTTTCCCGAGAAGATGTATGTGCCGAGAAGATCCGCCCGTTAGATAAACAACATTGGGCAGCGGCCGTTGACCCTGTCGGCGGAAGAACGCTTGCCACTGTTTTAAGCCGCATCCAATATAATGGCGCTGTAGCGGTTAGCGGGCTGACAGGCGGTGCGGACGTTCCAACCACTGTTTTCCCATTTATTCTTCGCGGCGTTAGTTTACTAGGCATTGATTCCGTTTATTGCCCGATGGAGTTAAGAAAACAAGTTTGGGAACGAATGGCCAGCGATTTAAAACCTGATAGACTATTAGAATCAATTGCGCGGGAAATTACTCTCGAACAGCTTCCTGAGGCGTTATCGAATATTTTAAAAGGCAAACTGCGCGGAAGAACGGTGGTAAAACTATCATAATGATAACTATCCCCCTGTTCCGAGGATTCGGACAAGGGGTTTTTTATTTGTCTTGAACGCGTCATCGATCTACTAGATCATTCGAATCGGCTGCTCTGCACCGCATCAGTTTTTAAGGCAATGGAAATGGAGACGATATCGCACTCAATGCTTGTTCCGTCACGAAATGGGACATCATGACAATGTCCAGCCTTTGGAATGGCGCTTCAGCCGCTCCAAGGGGTGGATTTTTTACGTTTTTTATGCGTCGATGAAGGTTTTGCGACACGTTCTTGTAAACAAAGATGAGTTTTATCTCTTTTTTGTTGTTTTTCTATTTTTTTCACCTTTTTTTCACAATTACTGTTTAAAATGTGCTTGAAGATAATGATTGGGAAACGGAGTGAGATGAATGAAAACATGGATTTTTGCCATGTTCAGCGTATCGGTATTATGTCTATTGATTTATTTTGCAATTGGACAGACGAATTATGCTTTCGCCGATAATGGCAAAACGAAAATTCATGGGCATTACGAAAAACATGAGAAACAGGAAGAAAGAGGGGGAAAAGCGACAAAAGAAGGCGGAAAGCTATTAGGATGGGGAGCAGTTTCCGTCGCTTTATCAGCAGGAGCGCTTTTTCCCTTGCGTCGAAACGCAAAATTCATTATGAAAACATTTCCTAACGTAAAACAATTTTTCGTCTTATTATTAAAATTACTAACAAAATGGCACATGCTTATCGGGGCGGTTGCTTTTACGTTCGCCGCAGCGCACGGAATTCTCATGTATGTTTCAAAAGGTGAGCTGGAGATAAGGGAGTATCTCGGTATCATCGCAACTGCACTCATGGGGACAGCGGCGATTTTTGGAACAGTTCTTTCGAAAAATAAAGCGAGTTCTCCTATTCGTTCTGTGCATATCGGATTATTATTCGCTGCAGGAGTATTCATCGTCTTTCACATTTTATAAATAGATGAGATGCCTCCACTAAACTGGTAAGCGAGTTATATTCTTGGAGACATCCGAACGCAACATCGACCGTTCGATCTGGAGATAGGGAACGTTCACGATCGATAGTTCTGTTACTTCGTTCAGCAATTCAACATTGTTGATTTTCCGTGAACATAAAAAGCTTAGCTAGATAATAACCATTCTTTATTATGTATTGGAATAAGTAGGGCCTCCGTTTTGGTATCGTAAAAAAAAGGGAGGCCCTTGTAACCACATTAAAGTTTCCAAACGTGAATTATGCATTTCTTCTTTCTACCAAATTAATGCCAAGCCCCATCAATACGACTCCCATAAAAAATAAAATGCTGATTGGATATAATAAATCGCCGATGGAATTTCCATAAACCGCTGCTCCTTTTAAGAGTTCCATGCCGTAAGTAACAGGTACGAATTTAGAGAGAGCCAATAAAATTTTAGAGGAGACGATTTCCAAAGGCCAGTACGCTCCGCCGATCATCGCCATGCTAACCGATACAATCGAAATAATCGCTCTAAACTGTTGCTCGTTGTTCACAAGTCCTGTTAGAAAAATAGATAACGCAACAAGCGCGAAAACATAAGGGACTAATAACAAAAGTGTTTCTGCGAATTTTCCATGAAAATCGACGCCGATTCCAAAATGAAAGACAGAGAATATGAGCGCCACTTGAATATATCCGACTACAAAACTATATAATAAATTACTTGTATATATTTCCCATTTTTTCAACGGTGAAAGAATCATGCGATCCCATATTCGTTCTCTTTTTTCGACGAGGATTTGGAGAACGTTAAAAGCAATCGTGTAAATGACAAAATATAAAGAGAACCCAAATATTGGCTGCAATTGACTATCAATCATAACCGGTTTTTCTCCGTGGAAACTTTTCTTTTCAAAAGTAAAAAGGGGCTGTTCCTTTGCTTCGTTTAGTATCTTTTTGACCTCTTCCGCGCGCATATTCGAATGCGTAGAGGCATGTTCGATGACGGCTTTCGTTTGCATATGATCGACATATACTTTTTGAACATATTGACGAATAAAGTTTACATTTGCCGTCTCTGATGAAATGATTAAGCGAAAACCATTTTTTTCTAGCTCTACTCCCGCTTCGACTTTTCCTTCACTCACAAGCTTGCGAACTTCGTTTGGATCCGTCAGTTCAAAGTCAAACAAATCGGAATGTTGGAGAGCACGAAATATTTCGTTCGTTTCCTTTTTAGGAAGATGGCTGTAGACAGGAACTTTTACTTTGCTTTGATTTGCTGTGCCTATGATAAAAGCCATTAAAACGCAAATGGCGGTCATAATAATAAACATCCATGGTTTTCGAAGAAAAAGGCGAAGTTTTGCTATTAAAATGCTACTCATGATAATTCCCCCTTTTTTGGGAAGGTGAATACGGCTGCTATTATCATCGTCATGCTAAATAAGCGTAAATACAAAATCGAACCCGTAACTTCCGCAAAACCATACCCCTGAAGTATTTTTAAATACGCTGTCATCCCTGAACCGTTAGGGGTAAGATTTCCAAGTGTATGAATCCAGCCTGATAGTTGGTTAGAAGGAAAAAAACTTCCTCCGAGAAGCGAAAAAACGGTAACAACGATACTTGCAAAAAAGTTTGACATATGTTCTGAATTCAATCGGTAATTTAAGGATGTTAACAAAACGGATAATCCTCCAACAGCAAAACATAGGGCAAGAGTTACTGCAAAAAAGGCAGTAATATGAGGCCATCTAATGTGATAGATGATCGAAGTGACCCCATACAGCAAACTTAGCTGTAAAAACGCAAGAAGTACAGATGAGATAAAAATCCCTATCATGTAAGACCATTTCGATACATTGGCAAGCAATATTCGATTAAAAACATGAAGTTGTTTTTCTTGAAATGCATAAGAACCGATATTTGATGCGATATATAAGACAAACATGACGCTCATTCCCACCATATAATAAGTAACGGCATTAATGGGTTCTCTCTTTGTGACCGTTTCGACTTTACCTTGGACATGGACAGCGGGCATGCTAAATGAACTGTTTAGTAAGCCTGATTTTCCAAGAGCAGAAAAAGTGGAGTAGCGCTCTTGAAATGTTTTGACTATATCTTCTACTATTTTCGATGAGATTTCCTTTTGCTCATTTGTATAGAAGGAAAGCGTTGGTTGTTGCTTTTTTCCTAGAAAGACGCTTTGTAGAACCGAATACGTAAATTGTCGAGGAATTTCGATAATCGCTGTGTAGCTTTTATCTTTCCTAATTTTTTCGAGTTCAGATGGTTTTGCCGTCACCAGCGTGATATATGGTTTTAATTCTTTGGAACCCAATACATCGTTTTTTAATGCAGTAACGGGAAGCATCTGTTTTGCTGCGTTCGTCATCATTTGCTTCTGTTCGGGTGGTATGCCTAGATTTTCTAAATCATGAACAAATTTTTGTAAATCTGCTTGTTCGTTTCCTCTCTCAATGAGAGCGACTTTTGCGCGAATGGCAGGAGAGTCATTCTTCATCATGTTTCCGAGCGCTAAGCCTAATATCGTAATTAAAAGAAACGGCATTCCAAGAAGAACAAGCAATTCATGCCGGTTTCGAATAAACAATAGGAGCTGCTTCTTTATAAATTGTCCAATCATCATGATCCTCCTTTTAATCCCTTAATGCCCGGCCGGTTAGATGCAAGAACACATCTTCCAATGTAGGGGTTTGGATTTCCACCGAAGTT is a window encoding:
- a CDS encoding ABC transporter permease — encoded protein: MSSILIAKLRLFLRKPWMFIIMTAICVLMAFIIGTANQSKVKVPVYSHLPKKETNEIFRALQHSDLFDFELTDPNEVRKLVSEGKVEAGVELEKNGFRLIISSETANVNFIRQYVQKVYVDHMQTKAVIEHASTHSNMRAEEVKKILNEAKEQPLFTFEKKSFHGEKPVMIDSQLQPIFGFSLYFVIYTIAFNVLQILVEKRERIWDRMILSPLKKWEIYTSNLLYSFVVGYIQVALIFSVFHFGIGVDFHGKFAETLLLLVPYVFALVALSIFLTGLVNNEQQFRAIISIVSVSMAMIGGAYWPLEIVSSKILLALSKFVPVTYGMELLKGAAVYGNSIGDLLYPISILFFMGVVLMGLGINLVERRNA
- a CDS encoding amidase family protein, producing the protein MSELAPLVKSKQISPVEIVRDVLEQIEKLNGELNAYIEVTADKARRQAETAEVEILSGNYRGPLHGIPVAIKDNIYFANETTTMGSKIHRHFQPSYHATVVEKLSEAGAVFPGKLNLHEYAWGATNNNPHFGPVRNPWDTERISGGSSGGSGVATAAHMTIASLGTDTGGSIRIPSSFCGIVGLKPTHGLVSKYGCFPLAWSLDHIGPMTKTVEDAAYVLEAIAGYDPKDPTSIDAPTARYSTQLTESVKGVKIGIEPYFFDNVDAEVEKAVKNAISSLEREGAIVETVRIPTLQYAQYAEMITIISEASAIHHHNLVEREEDFGDDVRFLLKLGEIPSAVDYLQAQQIRLKLDREFKEIFDKVDVIITPTLPLLPPKIGQDTVLLNGKEVNFLDHIIRFTGPFNLTGLPAVTVPCGFAQGLPIGMQIVGPAFQEGKILNVADVFEKLHPELKQNPIALKQ
- a CDS encoding acryloyl-CoA reductase, which translates into the protein MGEFKALVVNKTETDFTVNVQAVTMDDLPEGDVLIKVQYSSVNYKDGLACIPDGKIVKTYPFIPGIDLAGIVVSSSDPRFKEGDEVIATSYEIGVTHYGGYSEYARIPGDWIVPLPKGLTLKEAMALGTAGFTAALSIHRLEENGLSPEKGKVLVTGATGGVGSLAVSMLAKRGYEVVASTGKETEHEYLRELGAKEILSREDVCAEKIRPLDKQHWAAAVDPVGGRTLATVLSRIQYNGAVAVSGLTGGADVPTTVFPFILRGVSLLGIDSVYCPMELRKQVWERMASDLKPDRLLESIAREITLEQLPEALSNILKGKLRGRTVVKLS
- a CDS encoding ABC transporter permease, which translates into the protein MMIGQFIKKQLLLFIRNRHELLVLLGMPFLLITILGLALGNMMKNDSPAIRAKVALIERGNEQADLQKFVHDLENLGIPPEQKQMMTNAAKQMLPVTALKNDVLGSKELKPYITLVTAKPSELEKIRKDKSYTAIIEIPRQFTYSVLQSVFLGKKQQPTLSFYTNEQKEISSKIVEDIVKTFQERYSTFSALGKSGLLNSSFSMPAVHVQGKVETVTKREPINAVTYYMVGMSVMFVLYIASNIGSYAFQEKQLHVFNRILLANVSKWSYMIGIFISSVLLAFLQLSLLYGVTSIIYHIRWPHITAFFAVTLALCFAVGGLSVLLTSLNYRLNSEHMSNFFASIVVTVFSLLGGSFFPSNQLSGWIHTLGNLTPNGSGMTAYLKILQGYGFAEVTGSILYLRLFSMTMIIAAVFTFPKKGELS